The sequence ctctctttaTTCAAAAGTATGTCCATTCAGTTTGAGAGTAGGATTTTTACGTTCAGATGTTATAATGTGCTCACTCAAAAGCCTGTGCTTGCACTCTAATATACTCTTCTGGTGCTTAGATTTATTGTGCTCCAGCTTAGCCTCTTCTCACAGAGCTTATGCTGCCTCCATCCTTTTCGTAGTTTCTTCTGCTCTTGGATTTTGTTGTCCTGCCCTGGTTTTGGATGGTTGGCTTAAAGCCTTTGAGTCCCGTACAGGGGGTTACTTTAACCGAGTTCTTGCACTCCTCACCTACATGGCGTCATGGAGCATAAGTCCAGCAGATCGCTGGTCAAAATGGAGCAGCAATAAGAATTTTATTGACGTTGTGGAAACACTGTTGCAAGTAACtataaaaattgaataaatgtaGCCTTGTTTCTTTACCCCTGTATCGTATGGGACCAGCTCCAAGAGCAAAAGTAATAATATTTGTCTGCAAAACACAGGGTTTTGGGTGAAGGCATTacataatcaatcaatccatcaattaTAATATAATCCATATTATACCATATCAAATCTGCATGTGGACTTATTGAGTTctgttctcaaactgaaagactgTGCTCTTGAATAAGGATtagaaaaaagaataaaaagagacTTTGTTGCTTTAAGGGTTCCAGATAAAACAAGACTGAATGATAGTTGCATGTTCTCACCATGGACATCCTCCTTCCACTGGATGGAGGTGGGGTCACCATCGGACTCTCTCCCTGGTTGAGGTGCTGGGCCTCGAGGTCTGCTCCGCTCTGAGAGTCGGCGCTGTCAGATGGAGAGGCCAGCTGGACCTCCGACATTCCTCTGGACATAAAACTGCACTTCCTGGCTGTGGGGTAGCGGTCGCTCTCCGGAGAATCACTCGTGTCACTGAGCTCCTTAAAAACACTCACCTTGCTCTGCTTCCTCTGCGCGTTCTTTAGGGCTGCGGCGATATCCATTTGGCCAACCATCACTGTGGGTCGGGGCCCTGCATACTGCGGCTGGCCTGAGCCGCGACGTCCATTCGACTCATCGCTGCTACATGAGGGTTTCCTGCTCTCGAGAGTGAAGCGCCGCTCCATAGCCCCCAGCTGCTGCAGACCCTGGATGTCAGCTTGGCTTTGCAGATACATCTGTGCAGGGTTGTGATGGGAATGCTCCTGAGTCTCCCCGAGAGCATCAGGCAAACCAGGGCAGGTTAACTGTGTGAGCTGCACCAACCTCTGTGGTGAGGAGTTAGAGAGCACGCACACCTGCTGCGCCATGGAGTTCTTCTTTGACCTGCACACACTTTCATCATCTCCATATTTGTATCCGTACAAGCTTTGTTTTATCTTCTTCACCCCCAGATGGAAAATCTCCAGGAGGTTGAGGACTAAAGAAACTCCAGCAATAACCAGCATGAAGACCATGAAAATGTTCTTCTCTGTTGGTCGTGACACAAAACAATCAACACTGTTGGGGCAAGGCAACCTCTCACATTTGTACAGAGGAGAAAGCCCAATGCCATACAGAGCACACTGACCTATGATAAAACCCACCTCCACCACAGATCTAGTCAAGATATGGAAAACATATGTGCGCAACAAGGAGCCTCTGAGGGGAGCTTTCCTTACTTTCTTCTGTTCATCCAGTTTCCTGAGCTCTCGCTCGATCCTCTTATGGTCCTCCTGGATGGGGTCTGTCCCCTCCAGCTCAGCTTTAAGACAAGCTTTTTTTCTGTGCCTCTCTTTCTCCAGGGTCCTCAGACGGTTCAAGGCATGACCCATGTAGACCAGAGACGGAGAGGACACAAAGATGATCTGAAGGACCCAGTAGCGGATCAGGGAGATGGGGAAAGCCTGGTCGTAGCAGACGTTCTTGCAGCCAGGTTGCTCTGTGTTGCAAACAAACTCACTCTGCTCGTCGTCCCACACGTCCTCAGCTGCAACACCGAGCACGAGCATCCGGAAAATGAAGAGGATGGTGAGCCATACCTTCCCAACAATGGTGGAATGGATGTGGACCTCTTCTAAAATGCTTCCTAATAAGTTCCAGTCCCCCATCTCCGCTCACATTATTATTAGCTGTCATCGAATAAAGAAAACCATAAGTAGTTTAATCATTTATCAGATGGAATGGTCAaaattcaattacattttttttcacttaCATGCTTTCTAGGGTCCTTATCTCTGGCGCTTCAGTGTGAAGCCACTGTAAAAGAGCAGATTCATTTGAGGGACGTCTGAGCTCGACTGTCGTCCCTTGAAGACAGACGAGACCCCTCTGCGCAGTGTAGCTGACACTATTTCAGTGCAGTAGCAAACTAGGACTCCAGTTTGACGTGATTGATCCACCACATGACCCTATAATGCCCTGAGGTTAGCTGCACCCTGCTACTTGGAACAGGACACAACACAAATAGCACAAACTGAAACGTCAATACGCTGCCATGGACGTTGTTTTCAACTTTATTGCTTATAAATTAGTTCTAATGAGGATGCGACAGCATGTTAGGATATACATGCAGCAGTATGCTTTCAACCTCATGGCTTGAGTTAATACATGCAGATATGTTTTCCCCAGTTTAGTGTGGGAGAGATCAACTGGTTTCATTTTTATCTGAACTCCACCCACCATCTCTGGGATGAACAGGAAGGCTATCATCATGCCAGGACTTATCAGTTGACATCAACGCTTGACCTCATTAATGCTTTTGTGGAGGAACAGGAGCAAATTAAGGTTATACTTAacgttcctttttgataaagcttatgtTTAGGGCTGGATCACGTGAGCCCTGAAGAGCATCCTCTActtatgctgctataggcctAGACTGAAggggaactcccatcatgcacctccctctctctctctctctctctctctctctctctctctctctctctctctctctctctctctctctctccctctctccctctctctctctcttaaaaagCTATAATTAAACACAAGTAGAGGCAGAGCGCGATCAAAGAGCTTACAATAGTTGTAAATATTATACATAATATGAATATTGCACAGTTCCTGCTCAGACAGGTCTTCTGATAGAGGACTGACTGACCCGATCCTATGG comes from Pleuronectes platessa chromosome 17, fPlePla1.1, whole genome shotgun sequence and encodes:
- the gja10b gene encoding gap junction protein alpha 10 b; amino-acid sequence: MGDWNLLGSILEEVHIHSTIVGKVWLTILFIFRMLVLGVAAEDVWDDEQSEFVCNTEQPGCKNVCYDQAFPISLIRYWVLQIIFVSSPSLVYMGHALNRLRTLEKERHRKKACLKAELEGTDPIQEDHKRIERELRKLDEQKKVRKAPLRGSLLRTYVFHILTRSVVEVGFIIGQCALYGIGLSPLYKCERLPCPNSVDCFVSRPTEKNIFMVFMLVIAGVSLVLNLLEIFHLGVKKIKQSLYGYKYGDDESVCRSKKNSMAQQVCVLSNSSPQRLVQLTQLTCPGLPDALGETQEHSHHNPAQMYLQSQADIQGLQQLGAMERRFTLESRKPSCSSDESNGRRGSGQPQYAGPRPTVMVGQMDIAAALKNAQRKQSKVSVFKELSDTSDSPESDRYPTARKCSFMSRGMSEVQLASPSDSADSQSGADLEAQHLNQGESPMVTPPPSSGRRMSMSMILELSSIMKK